The following are encoded in a window of Mycobacterium vicinigordonae genomic DNA:
- a CDS encoding permease: MDNVLPAIGHALSLTGSMTWEILWALILGFALSAVVQAVVRRSTIVALMGDDRPRTLAVAAGLGAASSSCSYAAVALARSLFRKGANFTAAMAFQIGSTNLVLELGIILALLMGWQFTAAEFVGGPLMIIVLALLFRLFVRSRLIEAAHEQADKGIAGSMEGHAAMDMSIRGDGSFWRRLFSRPGFTSVSHVFVMEWLAILRDLVIGLLIAGAIAAWVPETFWQDFFLANHPAWSTVWGPLVGPLVAIASFVCSIGNVPLAAVLWNGGISFGGVIAFIFADLLILPILNIYRKYYGTRMMLTLLATFYAAMVMAGYLVELIFGTVGLIPSQRNAMVMSAGISWNYTTWLNIAFLALAAALVLRFFTSGGKSMLRMMGGPPETEHSGHSGNDCH; the protein is encoded by the coding sequence ATGGACAATGTGCTACCGGCCATCGGCCACGCCTTGTCCCTTACCGGCTCGATGACCTGGGAGATCCTCTGGGCACTCATCCTGGGCTTCGCCCTGTCGGCGGTGGTACAGGCCGTGGTGCGCCGTTCGACGATCGTGGCACTGATGGGCGACGACCGGCCGCGGACCCTGGCCGTCGCGGCAGGTCTGGGCGCGGCATCGTCGTCGTGCTCCTACGCCGCCGTGGCCCTGGCCCGATCGCTGTTCCGCAAGGGTGCGAACTTCACCGCCGCCATGGCCTTTCAGATCGGCTCGACCAACCTCGTGCTGGAGTTGGGCATAATCCTGGCCCTGCTGATGGGCTGGCAGTTCACCGCCGCGGAGTTCGTCGGCGGCCCGTTGATGATCATCGTGCTGGCCCTGCTGTTCCGGCTCTTCGTGCGGTCGCGGCTGATCGAGGCCGCCCACGAGCAGGCCGACAAGGGCATTGCCGGTTCCATGGAAGGCCACGCGGCCATGGACATGTCAATTAGAGGAGACGGGTCGTTCTGGCGGCGGCTGTTTTCCCGACCGGGCTTCACCTCGGTCTCACACGTGTTCGTAATGGAGTGGCTGGCGATTCTGCGAGATCTGGTCATCGGCCTGCTGATCGCGGGCGCGATCGCGGCCTGGGTTCCCGAAACGTTCTGGCAAGACTTCTTTTTGGCGAATCACCCGGCATGGTCGACGGTGTGGGGCCCATTGGTTGGGCCGCTGGTGGCGATAGCATCGTTCGTCTGCTCGATCGGCAATGTGCCGCTGGCCGCGGTGTTGTGGAACGGCGGCATCAGCTTTGGCGGGGTTATCGCGTTTATCTTCGCCGACCTGCTGATCCTGCCGATCCTGAACATCTACCGCAAGTACTACGGCACCCGGATGATGCTGACCCTGCTGGCTACGTTCTACGCCGCGATGGTGATGGCCGGCTACCTGGTCGAATTGATCTTCGGCACAGTCGGTCTGATACCGAGCCAACGCAACGCGATGGTTATGTCGGCCGGGATCTCGTGGAACTACACGACGTGGTTGAACATCGCCTTCCTGGCGCTGGCGGCGGCGTTGGTGTTGCGGTTCTTCACCTCGGGCGGAAAATCGATGCTGCGGATGATGGGTGGGCCGCCGGAGACTGAGCACAGCGGGCACAGCGGGAACGATTGCCACTGA
- the sepIVA gene encoding cell division protein SepIVA has product MYRVFEALDELSAIVEEARGVPMTAGCVVPRGDVLELIDDIKDAIPGELDDAQDVLDARDSMLHDAKSHADSMVSSATTESESMINHARAEADRLLSDAKAQADRMVGEARQHSERMVGEAREEAVRIAASAKREYEASISRAKSECDRLIENGNLSYEKAVQEGIKEQQRLVSQNEVVQAAHAESTRLIDTAHAEADRLRGECDIYVDNKLAEFEEFLNGTLRSVGRGRHQLRTAAGTHDYVTR; this is encoded by the coding sequence GTGTACCGAGTCTTTGAAGCGCTCGACGAATTGAGCGCCATCGTCGAAGAAGCCCGTGGCGTGCCGATGACGGCGGGCTGCGTGGTGCCCCGTGGCGATGTGCTGGAACTGATCGACGACATCAAGGACGCCATCCCCGGCGAACTCGACGACGCTCAGGACGTGCTCGATGCCCGCGATTCGATGCTGCACGACGCCAAGTCGCACGCCGACTCGATGGTGTCCTCGGCGACCACCGAATCCGAGTCGATGATCAACCACGCCCGCGCCGAGGCCGACCGCCTGCTATCCGACGCCAAGGCCCAGGCCGACAGGATGGTCGGCGAAGCGCGCCAGCACAGCGAGCGGATGGTCGGGGAGGCGCGCGAAGAAGCCGTCCGGATAGCCGCGTCGGCCAAGCGCGAGTACGAGGCCAGCATCAGCCGCGCCAAGTCCGAGTGCGACCGGCTGATCGAGAATGGCAACCTCTCCTATGAGAAGGCGGTGCAGGAAGGCATCAAGGAGCAGCAGCGCCTGGTGTCGCAGAACGAGGTGGTGCAGGCCGCGCACGCCGAGTCCACCCGCTTGATCGACACCGCGCACGCCGAAGCCGACCGGCTGCGCGGCGAATGCGACATCTATGTCGACAACAAGCTCGCCGAATTCGAGGAGTTCCTCAACGGCACCCTGCGCTCCGTCGGCCGGGGGCGTCATCAACTGCGCACCGCTGCCGGCACACACGACTACGTGACGCGCTAA
- a CDS encoding YceD family protein, producing the protein MAKRHSQTTHRHASGPMAIDIARLGRRPGGMVLVRQTVDSPVRIGLELIAIQSGAPVDLDLRLESVSEGVLVTGTVTAPTAGECSRCLSPIEGRVQVDLTELFAYPDSATEATTEEDEVGHVVDHMIDLEQPIIDAVGLELPFSPVCSPDCPGLCPQCGVSLAAEPGHHHDQIDPRWAKLAAMLPPPEGEQR; encoded by the coding sequence ATGGCCAAGCGGCATAGCCAGACGACGCATCGACACGCATCCGGACCAATGGCAATCGACATCGCCCGGTTGGGTCGACGGCCCGGCGGAATGGTGTTGGTTCGCCAGACCGTAGACAGCCCGGTGCGCATCGGTTTGGAGCTGATCGCGATCCAGTCCGGTGCGCCCGTCGACCTGGATCTGCGACTGGAATCGGTGTCCGAGGGCGTGTTGGTGACCGGAACAGTTACCGCACCGACCGCCGGTGAGTGCTCGCGCTGCCTCTCGCCGATCGAGGGGCGGGTGCAGGTTGATTTGACCGAGCTGTTCGCCTACCCGGACAGCGCTACCGAGGCGACTACCGAAGAAGACGAGGTTGGCCACGTCGTCGACCACATGATCGACTTGGAGCAGCCGATCATCGATGCCGTCGGCCTGGAACTGCCGTTCTCTCCCGTATGCTCGCCCGATTGCCCAGGTCTGTGCCCGCAGTGTGGAGTTTCGCTGGCCGCCGAACCGGGCCACCACCACGATCAAATTGACCCCAGATGGGCCAAGCTGGCCGCGATGCTGCCCCCGCCGGAAGGGGAACAACGGTGA
- the rnc gene encoding ribonuclease III — MTPSPQSLLDALGVDLPDELLSLALTHRSYAYENGGLPTNERLEFLGDAVLGLTVTDELYHRHPERTEGDLAKLRASVVNTQALAEVARKLSDDGLGAHVLLGRGEANTGGADKASILADSMESLLGAIYLHHGIEVAREAILRLFGPLLDAAPTLGAGLDWKTSLQELTAARALGTPSYQVTSTGPDHDKEFTAVVVVMETEYGSGMGRSKKEAEQKAASAAYKTLEAGEALGSVGNPSAS; from the coding sequence GTGACCCCGTCGCCGCAGAGTCTGCTTGACGCGCTCGGCGTGGACCTGCCCGACGAACTGCTCTCCCTGGCTCTGACCCACCGCAGCTACGCCTACGAGAACGGCGGCCTGCCCACCAACGAACGGTTGGAGTTCCTCGGCGATGCGGTGCTGGGTCTGACCGTCACCGACGAGCTGTACCACCGCCATCCCGAACGTACGGAAGGCGACCTGGCCAAACTGCGGGCCAGCGTGGTCAACACCCAGGCGCTCGCCGAAGTCGCCCGAAAGTTGTCCGACGACGGGCTAGGCGCCCACGTGCTGTTGGGCCGCGGTGAAGCCAACACCGGCGGTGCCGACAAGGCCAGCATCCTGGCCGACAGCATGGAGTCGCTGCTGGGGGCCATTTACCTGCACCACGGCATCGAGGTGGCGCGCGAGGCGATCCTGCGGTTGTTCGGCCCGCTGCTGGACGCGGCACCCACCCTGGGCGCCGGTTTGGACTGGAAGACCAGCCTGCAGGAACTCACCGCGGCGCGCGCCCTGGGAACGCCGTCGTACCAGGTCACCTCGACCGGGCCGGACCACGACAAAGAATTCACCGCGGTAGTCGTGGTGATGGAAACCGAGTACGGGTCGGGAATGGGCCGTTCCAAGAAGGAAGCCGAACAGAAGGCGGCTTCGGCCGCCTACAAGACGCTCGAGGCAGGCGAAGCGCTCGGTTCGGTGGGGAACCCGTCTGCCTCATGA
- the mutM gene encoding DNA-formamidopyrimidine glycosylase → MPELPEVEVVRRGLHEHIVGKTITAVRVHHPRAVRRHEAGPADLTARLLEARITGTDRRGKYLWLLLDKPADLDVALVVHLGMSGQMLLGTVPRAEHVRISALLDDGTVLSFADQRTFGGWLLADLVTVDGSVLPEPVAHLARDPLDPRFAVDSVVKVLRRKHSEIKRQLLDQQVVSGIGNIYADEALWRAKVNGARVADTLTRRQLTTVLDAAADVMREALAKGGTSFDSLYVNVNGQSGYFDRSLDAYGREGEPCRRCGAVMRREKFMNRSSFYCPRCQPRPRR, encoded by the coding sequence ATGCCCGAACTGCCCGAAGTCGAGGTGGTACGGCGCGGATTGCACGAGCACATCGTGGGCAAGACCATCACCGCGGTACGCGTCCACCACCCCCGTGCGGTGCGCCGCCACGAAGCCGGTCCGGCCGATCTGACCGCGCGGCTACTCGAAGCCCGAATCACCGGAACCGATCGGCGCGGCAAGTACCTGTGGCTGCTGTTGGACAAGCCGGCTGATCTCGACGTGGCCCTGGTTGTGCACCTCGGCATGAGCGGGCAGATGTTGCTGGGGACGGTGCCGCGTGCTGAGCATGTCCGGATCTCGGCGCTGCTCGACGACGGGACGGTGCTCAGCTTCGCCGACCAGCGGACCTTCGGCGGGTGGCTGCTGGCGGACCTGGTGACGGTGGACGGCAGCGTGCTGCCGGAGCCGGTGGCGCACCTAGCCCGCGATCCGCTGGACCCACGATTCGCCGTCGATTCAGTGGTTAAAGTGTTGCGGCGCAAGCATTCCGAGATTAAGCGCCAGCTGCTCGACCAGCAGGTGGTGTCGGGCATCGGCAACATCTATGCGGACGAGGCGCTGTGGCGGGCCAAGGTCAACGGCGCCCGGGTGGCCGACACGCTGACCCGCCGTCAGCTCACCACGGTGCTGGACGCCGCCGCCGATGTTATGCGGGAGGCGCTGGCCAAGGGCGGGACGTCGTTCGATTCGCTGTACGTCAACGTCAATGGCCAGTCCGGTTACTTCGACCGGTCGCTGGACGCGTACGGTCGCGAGGGCGAACCCTGTCGTCGCTGCGGAGCGGTGATGCGCCGCGAGAAATTCATGAACCGGTCGTCGTTCTACTGTCCGCGCTGCCAGCCGCGGCCGCGCCGGTAG
- a CDS encoding OsmC family protein encodes MTELWVERTGTRRYTGHSSRGAHVLIGSEDVEGVFTPGELLKIALAACSGMSSDQPLARRLGDDYRATVRVSGVADREQERYPLLEETLELDLSGLSAQEKQRVLTVVERAVDAVCTVGRTLKSGTTVDFEVADVRP; translated from the coding sequence ATGACCGAACTCTGGGTCGAGCGAACCGGCACTCGGCGCTACACCGGACACAGCTCACGAGGAGCGCACGTCTTGATCGGCAGCGAGGACGTCGAAGGGGTGTTCACCCCGGGCGAGCTGCTCAAGATCGCGCTGGCGGCGTGCAGCGGGATGTCCAGTGACCAGCCGCTAGCCCGTCGGCTCGGCGACGACTACCGGGCGACGGTCCGGGTATCCGGGGTCGCCGACCGCGAGCAGGAGCGCTATCCGCTGCTCGAAGAGACGCTGGAACTGGACCTTTCGGGTTTGAGTGCGCAGGAAAAGCAACGCGTGCTGACGGTCGTGGAGAGGGCCGTCGACGCGGTGTGCACCGTCGGACGGACGTTGAAATCGGGGACCACGGTCGACTTCGAGGTTGCTGATGTCCGCCCCTGA
- a CDS encoding acylphosphatase, producing MSAPDDVRLTAWVHGHVQGVGFRWWTRCRALEQGLTGYAANQADGRVLVVANGPRDGAERLLELLRGGSTPGRVDKVVADWSQPTERFTGFVER from the coding sequence ATGTCCGCCCCTGATGACGTTCGTCTGACCGCTTGGGTGCACGGTCATGTCCAGGGTGTGGGTTTTCGCTGGTGGACGCGGTGCCGGGCACTGGAACAGGGCCTGACCGGGTATGCGGCCAACCAGGCCGACGGGCGCGTGCTGGTGGTTGCCAACGGACCGCGTGACGGCGCAGAACGGCTGCTGGAACTGCTGCGTGGTGGCAGCACGCCGGGCCGGGTGGACAAGGTCGTCGCCGACTGGTCACAGCCGACCGAGCGGTTCACCGGATTCGTCGAGCGCTAG
- the smc gene encoding chromosome segregation protein SMC — MYLKSLTLKGFKSFAAPTTLRFEPGITAVVGPNGSGKSNVVDALAWVMGEQGAKTLRGGKMEDVIFAGTSSRAPLGRAEVTVTIDNSDNALPIDYSEVSITRRMFRDGASEYEINGSSCRLMDVQELLSDSGIGREMHVIVGQGKLDEILQSRPEDRRAFIEEAAGVLKHRKRKEKALRKLDAMAANLARLTDLTTELRRQLKPLGRQAEVARRAQTIQADLRDARLRLAADDLVSRRTERQTIFDAEASMRRDHDEAAARLSVAAEELAVHEQALAELSQRGEAIQQTWFRLSALAERVGATVRIATERAQHLDVEPLRASDTDPDALEAEADEIASFERQLLEELAEAGTKLDAARAELAEWERRSVEAEKAHLAAVRAEADRREGLARLAGQVETMRARVESTDDSVARLTERIEEAAARAQQTRAEFESVQSRVGELDQGEVGLDEHHERTMTALRQADARLNELQAAERGAERQVASLRARIDALSMSLERKDGTAWLAQNHSGPGLLGSIAQLVKVRSGYEAALATVLGPAADALAADSLGAAQNAVAALKQADGGRAALVLSDWPAPADAPHPVALPAGAVWALDLIDAPPRLRGAMVAMLSGVAVVDDLGAALDLVANWPQLRAVTLDGDLVGAGRLSGGSDRKLSTLEVASEIDKARAELVAAEEHLAQLSAALSGALTEQAARQNAAEHALAALNESDTAISAMYEQLGRLGQDARAAEGEWNKLLRQREELEAGRARTVQEVVELETRLRNAQQTELISEAEVNPAEARQAIAAAADNARTFEVEARLAVRTAEERANAVRGRADSLRRAAAAEREARVRAEQARAARVRAAGVAAAVADSGRLLAARLNGVVDAAARRRDQLAAERQQRSAALAAVREEANTLNARVAALTDSLHRDEVANAQAAMRIEQLEQMVLEQFGMAPADLISEYGPDVPLPPTDLELAEFEQARERGEQVIAPAPMPFDRSTQERRAKRAERELAELGRVNPLALEEFAALEERYNFLSTQLEDVKAARKDLLDVVAEVDARILQVFSDAFFDVEREFQTVFTALFPGGEGRLRLTQPDDMLTTGIEVEARPPGKKITRLSLLSGGEKALTAVAMLVAIFRARPSPFYIMDEVEAALDDTNLRRLIGLFEMLRDRSQLIIITHQKPTMEVADALYGVTMQGDGITAVISQRIRGQQVDRLGAAAG; from the coding sequence GTGTACCTCAAGAGTCTGACGCTGAAGGGCTTCAAGTCCTTCGCCGCGCCCACGACTCTGCGCTTCGAACCGGGCATTACCGCCGTCGTCGGGCCCAATGGGTCGGGCAAATCCAACGTGGTCGACGCCCTGGCCTGGGTGATGGGGGAGCAGGGCGCCAAGACGCTGCGCGGCGGCAAGATGGAAGACGTCATCTTCGCTGGTACGTCGTCACGCGCGCCGCTGGGCCGGGCAGAGGTCACCGTCACCATCGACAACTCCGACAATGCGCTGCCGATCGACTACTCCGAGGTATCGATCACCCGCCGGATGTTCCGCGACGGCGCCAGCGAGTACGAAATCAACGGCAGCAGTTGCCGTTTGATGGATGTGCAGGAGCTGTTGAGCGACTCCGGCATCGGCCGCGAGATGCACGTGATCGTCGGGCAGGGCAAGCTCGACGAGATCCTGCAGTCGCGTCCCGAAGACCGTCGCGCGTTCATCGAGGAAGCCGCGGGCGTCCTCAAGCACCGCAAACGCAAAGAGAAGGCACTGCGCAAGCTCGACGCGATGGCGGCAAACCTGGCCCGGCTGACCGACCTGACCACCGAGTTACGCCGCCAGCTCAAACCGTTGGGCCGCCAGGCCGAGGTGGCGCGTCGCGCCCAGACCATCCAGGCCGACCTGCGCGACGCCCGGCTGCGGCTAGCCGCCGACGACTTGGTCAGCCGTCGCACCGAGCGGCAGACGATTTTCGACGCCGAGGCGAGCATGCGCCGCGACCACGACGAGGCCGCCGCCCGGCTGTCGGTGGCGGCCGAGGAGCTGGCCGTGCACGAACAAGCGCTGGCCGAGCTCTCGCAGCGCGGCGAGGCGATCCAGCAAACCTGGTTTCGGCTATCTGCGCTGGCCGAGCGGGTCGGCGCAACGGTGCGCATCGCCACCGAACGCGCCCAGCACCTTGACGTCGAACCGCTGCGCGCCAGCGACACCGACCCCGACGCCCTAGAGGCCGAGGCCGACGAGATCGCCTCGTTCGAGCGCCAGTTACTTGAGGAACTCGCCGAAGCGGGCACCAAGTTGGACGCCGCGCGTGCCGAGTTGGCCGAATGGGAACGCCGCTCCGTCGAGGCCGAGAAGGCCCACCTGGCGGCAGTGCGCGCCGAAGCCGACCGGCGCGAGGGCTTGGCGCGGCTGGCCGGGCAGGTGGAAACCATGCGCGCACGCGTCGAATCGACCGACGACAGCGTCGCGCGGCTCACCGAACGCATTGAAGAGGCCGCCGCCAGGGCCCAGCAGACCCGAGCGGAATTCGAGAGCGTACAGAGCCGCGTCGGCGAACTCGACCAGGGTGAGGTCGGCCTCGACGAGCACCACGAACGGACGATGACGGCGTTGCGGCAGGCCGATGCCCGCCTGAACGAGCTGCAGGCCGCAGAACGCGGCGCCGAACGGCAGGTGGCGTCGCTACGGGCTCGCATCGACGCGCTATCGATGAGCCTGGAGCGCAAAGACGGCACTGCCTGGCTCGCCCAAAACCACAGTGGCCCAGGACTTTTAGGATCGATCGCGCAGCTGGTTAAGGTGCGCTCGGGCTATGAGGCGGCGCTGGCCACGGTCCTCGGCCCGGCCGCGGACGCCCTGGCCGCCGACAGTTTAGGTGCGGCTCAGAACGCGGTCGCCGCGCTCAAACAGGCCGACGGCGGCCGCGCCGCGCTGGTGCTCAGCGACTGGCCCGCGCCCGCCGACGCGCCGCATCCGGTTGCCCTGCCCGCCGGGGCGGTGTGGGCGCTGGACCTGATCGATGCTCCGCCCCGGCTGCGCGGCGCGATGGTCGCGATGCTGTCGGGTGTCGCGGTGGTCGACGACCTGGGCGCGGCACTGGACCTGGTGGCCAACTGGCCGCAACTGCGTGCGGTCACCCTCGACGGCGACCTGGTGGGCGCCGGTCGGCTCAGCGGGGGATCGGACCGCAAGCTGTCCACGCTGGAGGTCGCCTCTGAGATCGACAAGGCCCGCGCCGAGCTGGTCGCCGCGGAGGAACACCTCGCCCAGCTCAGTGCCGCGCTGTCCGGTGCGCTGACCGAGCAGGCCGCGCGCCAGAATGCGGCCGAGCATGCGCTGGCTGCGCTCAACGAGTCTGACACCGCGATCTCGGCGATGTACGAGCAGCTCGGCCGACTGGGGCAGGATGCCCGCGCGGCCGAAGGCGAATGGAACAAGTTGCTGCGCCAGCGCGAGGAGCTGGAGGCAGGGCGTGCCCGCACCGTGCAGGAAGTCGTCGAACTCGAGACCCGACTACGCAATGCTCAGCAGACCGAGCTGATCAGCGAGGCCGAGGTCAATCCCGCCGAGGCACGGCAGGCGATCGCCGCCGCGGCAGACAATGCGCGCACCTTCGAGGTTGAGGCCCGGCTGGCGGTGCGCACTGCCGAGGAGCGCGCCAACGCGGTGCGCGGACGCGCCGATTCGCTGCGCCGTGCGGCCGCGGCCGAACGCGAGGCGCGGGTGCGGGCCGAGCAGGCGCGGGCCGCCCGGGTGCGTGCCGCCGGGGTGGCCGCTGCCGTCGCCGACTCCGGGCGGTTGCTGGCGGCACGGCTCAACGGCGTGGTGGATGCGGCGGCGCGCCGGCGCGATCAGCTGGCCGCCGAGCGTCAGCAGCGGTCCGCCGCCTTGGCCGCGGTGCGCGAGGAGGCGAACACCTTGAATGCGCGGGTGGCCGCGCTCACCGATTCGTTGCACCGCGACGAGGTGGCCAACGCTCAGGCGGCGATGCGTATCGAGCAGCTCGAACAGATGGTGCTCGAGCAGTTCGGGATGGCGCCAGCCGACTTGATCTCCGAGTACGGTCCCGACGTCCCGCTGCCGCCCACCGACTTGGAGCTGGCCGAGTTCGAACAGGCCCGCGAGCGGGGTGAACAGGTGATCGCACCCGCGCCGATGCCATTCGACCGCAGTACCCAGGAACGTCGGGCCAAACGGGCCGAGCGGGAACTCGCCGAGCTCGGCCGAGTCAATCCGCTGGCCTTGGAGGAGTTTGCAGCGTTAGAGGAACGCTACAACTTTCTGTCCACTCAGCTCGAGGACGTCAAGGCCGCTCGCAAGGATCTGCTGGATGTCGTCGCTGAGGTCGACGCCCGCATCCTGCAGGTGTTCAGCGATGCGTTCTTCGACGTAGAGCGTGAATTCCAGACGGTGTTCACCGCATTGTTCCCGGGCGGCGAGGGCCGGTTGCGGTTAACCCAGCCCGACGACATGCTCACCACCGGCATCGAGGTGGAGGCGCGCCCGCCCGGCAAGAAGATCACTCGGCTGTCTTTGCTGTCCGGTGGGGAAAAGGCGCTGACCGCGGTGGCGATGCTGGTCGCGATCTTCCGTGCGCGCCCGTCGCCGTTCTACATCATGGACGAGGTGGAAGCCGCCCTGGACGACACCAACCTGCGCCGGTTGATCGGGCTGTTCGAGATGCTTCGGGACCGTTCGCAGCTGATCATCATCACCCATCAGAAGCCCACCATGGAGGTTGCCGACGCGCTGTACGGCGTGACCATGCAGGGGGACGGCATTACCGCGGTGATTTCACAGCGCATCCGGGGCCAGCAGGTGGATCGGCTGGGCGCGGCTGCGGGGTGA
- the ftsY gene encoding signal recognition particle-docking protein FtsY, which produces MSEGLWIAIAVVAALLIIAALVVGLVRYRRRQISLAKPQPDAIDRSGGYTASSGITFSQTPTLDTSGLPAVGDDATIPRDAPKRPISEVHLPAPEPDLEVPKPTAPPEVPDTPEGLEILDVLEPEAPEKPAPEVPESEPRVEEIAPTEGRLERLRGRLSRSQNALGRSVLGLIGGGDLDEDSWQDVEDTLLVADLGPVVTESVVTELRARLASGNVRTEADARAVLRDVLIKELHPDMDRSIRALPHADHPSVLLVVGVNGTGKTTTVGKLARVLVADGRRVVLGAADTFRAAAADQLQTWASRVGAEVVRGAEGADPASVAFDAVDKGIAAGADVVLVDTAGRLHTKVGLMDELGKVKRVVTRRAAVDEVLLVLDATIGQNGLAQAKVFAEVVDITGAVLTKLDGTAKGGIVFRVQQELGVPVKLVGLGEGPDDLAPFEPSAFVDALLG; this is translated from the coding sequence GTGTCCGAAGGTCTCTGGATCGCTATCGCGGTCGTCGCCGCCCTGCTGATCATCGCGGCGCTGGTCGTCGGCCTGGTCCGGTACCGCAGGCGCCAAATCAGCCTCGCCAAACCGCAACCCGACGCCATCGACCGGTCCGGCGGATACACCGCGTCCTCCGGTATCACGTTTAGCCAGACACCGACGCTGGACACCAGTGGGCTGCCCGCGGTCGGCGACGACGCGACCATCCCGCGCGACGCGCCCAAACGCCCGATATCCGAGGTCCATCTGCCAGCCCCCGAGCCGGACCTCGAGGTGCCGAAGCCCACCGCGCCGCCCGAGGTCCCGGACACCCCCGAGGGTCTGGAAATCCTCGACGTGCTCGAACCCGAGGCACCCGAGAAGCCCGCGCCCGAGGTGCCCGAGTCCGAGCCGCGGGTCGAGGAGATCGCGCCGACCGAAGGGCGGCTGGAACGTCTGCGCGGCCGCTTGTCCCGGTCGCAGAACGCACTCGGGCGCAGCGTGCTCGGCCTGATCGGCGGCGGCGACCTGGACGAGGACTCCTGGCAGGACGTCGAAGACACCCTGCTGGTCGCCGACCTGGGCCCGGTGGTCACCGAGTCGGTGGTCACTGAGCTACGCGCCCGGTTGGCCAGCGGCAATGTCCGCACCGAGGCCGACGCGCGCGCCGTGCTGCGCGACGTGCTGATCAAAGAGCTGCATCCGGATATGGACCGGTCCATCCGTGCCCTGCCGCACGCCGACCACCCGTCGGTGCTGCTGGTCGTCGGTGTCAACGGCACCGGGAAGACCACCACGGTCGGCAAGCTGGCCCGTGTACTGGTGGCGGATGGCCGGCGCGTCGTGCTCGGGGCCGCTGACACGTTCCGGGCCGCGGCAGCCGACCAGCTGCAAACCTGGGCGTCGCGGGTCGGCGCGGAGGTGGTGCGTGGCGCCGAAGGCGCTGACCCGGCGTCGGTGGCGTTCGACGCCGTCGACAAGGGCATCGCCGCGGGCGCCGACGTCGTCCTCGTCGACACCGCCGGACGGCTGCACACCAAGGTGGGCCTGATGGACGAGCTGGGCAAGGTCAAACGCGTGGTCACCCGCCGTGCCGCCGTGGACGAGGTGCTGCTGGTGCTGGACGCCACGATCGGCCAGAACGGGCTGGCGCAAGCCAAGGTGTTCGCTGAGGTCGTCGACATCACCGGTGCGGTACTGACCAAGCTGGATGGAACCGCCAAGGGCGGCATTGTGTTCCGGGTTCAGCAGGAGCTGGGGGTGCCGGTGAAGCTGGTCGGCCTCGGGGAGGGGCCCGACGACCTGGCGCCCTTCGAACCGTCCGCGTTTGTCGACGCCCTGCTCGGCTAG